A window of the Dioscorea cayenensis subsp. rotundata cultivar TDr96_F1 chromosome 14, TDr96_F1_v2_PseudoChromosome.rev07_lg8_w22 25.fasta, whole genome shotgun sequence genome harbors these coding sequences:
- the LOC120276380 gene encoding uncharacterized protein LOC120276380, translating into MQAEEATTVYAEFNGLDFGEDEYEFANTEFHLDHIQETMSATQNVATNQRVSSESFTGTTRRNQDTNTESSTHRKKAKTKKGSVASTSGNFDDVFISNMQQMSKMCESTSTEFGRMVTCLEALASDVVRKAKDAEKLTDMKAQLHATISAIDGLTAEEVIKAGSIISLDSGKIDYLFSIPDEFKAIYIRCLLAGTL; encoded by the coding sequence ATGCAAGCAGAGGAGGCTACAACTGTTTATGCAGAATTCAATGGGTTGGACTTTGGTGAGGATGAGTATGAGTTTGCTAACACTGAATTTCATCTTGATCACATCCAAGAAACAATGTCAGCCACTCAAAATGTTGCAACCAATCAAAGGGTTTCAAGTGAGTCATTCACTGGCACTACTAGAAGGAATCAAGACACTAATACTGAATCATCTACTCATAGGAAAAAAGCTAAGACCAAGAAAGGTAGTGTTGCCTCTACTAGTGGTAATTTCGATGATGTCTTTATCAGTAACATGCAACAAATGAGTAAGATGTGTGAGAGTACATCAACTGAATTTGGTAGAATGGTTACTTGCTTGGAGGCCTTGGCTAGTGATGTTGTGCGGAAAGCTAAAGATGCTGAGAAGTTAACTGATATGAAAGCTCAGTTGCATGCAACCATATCTGCCATTGATGGATTGACTGCTGAAGAGGTTATTAAAGCTGGATCCATTATCTCCCTTGATAGTGGAAAAATTGATTACTTATTTAGCATTCCGGATGAGTTCAAAGCTATTTATATCCGTTGTCTTCTTGCAGGAACACTTTag